The Raphanus sativus cultivar WK10039 chromosome 6, ASM80110v3, whole genome shotgun sequence sequence CTGTTTAGGAGTTCTGATGTTGTTAGCGTTTCATTGGTGATTAGGATGTTACGAAAGAAAACAGTAATGGACCAGGAGATTAGAATTAAGTATGCTCTTCTTGCTCTGGTTTCGTCTGTTTTGATGCCGACAAATATGAAGACAAAAATTCCAAAAGAGTATGTAGAGATGATTAGAGATTTGAACGAATTATATTTGTTACCTTGGGGAAGGCTTACATTTGATATGCTAATGACCAGCATCGAGGAAAGAGATGAAGTAGCGGTTTGTCAGAACACATTTGCCCTTAAAGGTTTTGTGCATGTTATTCAGTTAGTAATGGTTGAGGCTGTACCGGCTCTAACGGAGGTTGTGCAAGAGGCTGGTTCTTCTTCCGAGACAGACTCAGGTGGGGAAGACGATGATCTTCATGAAAAGCCTAGTAAGCGATTGACATTGAGCCCAGGACATGCTAGGGATGTTGATCAGAAATGCGAGGTAAAAACAAATTCCAACcggttatatataattttaacattttagtaaggtttattttttaaaaaaatgtatgtttACTATGGTTATAGGTTCCTGTCAAATGTATCATCGAAGACAAGTCTTCTGATCCGGTGGATGATGAAGCTGAGTATTACTTCGATGAAGACACCGATCTAAAAGTGGAAAATGTTAGGCGTTTACACTCTGAAAAGCATTGTTTCAACAATTACATGTTCAAGAGGGGATTAACTATGACCGATGTGGAGCGTATGGGTGGTAAGGGGAAGGttaaaaagagagaaacaaaagCTCGAAAGAAAGCAGTGGTTCCTGAGATTGACTCCGACTCGAAGTTTGCTACGCTTCTCTATGACAAAATGAAGCCATAAATTTCTAAATTCGTGAAAtgacaaaaaatctaaatgccACAGTCAAGGATGCAAGCCAGGAATTCGCTTCAATTGAGTCTCGGGTAGGAACGCTTGTAGAGAATAAGATCAAGGTCATGATAGAGTCGGTCATGCTTCCAACGTTAGAGCAAAAACGGTTTCAGATGAAAGGAGATATCATCGAAGGTATTGAAGCCATACTTAAGAATCAACATCAGTAACCCGCAATCAATTCAAAGTCACAGCCATCGTTTGCGGAAGACCTGAACAACTCTTTTCCGACGTCCAACTATACCGAGAATGTGAGTtctctataaataatttttaaaccaaattgATTAATGTTCATACATTGTgttatattgatattttcaGTTTCACGACTAGactctacaattttttttcaactaaGTTATCAATAAGAATATAGTTGTTATCCGAAATGTCAATATATAACCCATAATAGTTGGTCGTTTTGGTTACTATATATGTTATctagatatttttaattaattctgATTTTTGAGAACAAATTATGGTGTGAACTATAGGATCAATCGGGAGAGGAAACATATGTTCAGGATGAACGAGCACATTTTTTAGATGGTGATATACATGTAAGTATCCAATCTTTTTCGTATGTATAACTACATATTCCAAATATGATGTCAAAGTTTATATTAACTGAACATGATTGAGTAACAGGATTTTGAGCCCAGAGGTTTGTCGTCTGATATATCTGGTTTAACTCCTCCTCCCAATGTAACATCTATGGAAAATCAAATGGATGATCATCAAGCTTCAAACACGGATAAAGTGCCGGCTCCACTTAATGTTAGTAAATGTTACAATTCGGTTTTGGAATTCTAACTTTGGATATTAATATACTTGACTATTTTCAGGTATCTACTCAATGTAACCAACCCGGAAGAGAAGAGGTTAATTTCTTCCTTTCTTTGTTGTTAACTGTTCTTTGTTCTAAGCGATATGTTTTTTCTTGACATTAAGATATAATATTGTTTAGATGTCCCTGAAGGAACCGTTCCAATTTTTTGAGAGTCCATCGTTCTCGCTTGGTTTGACACAGGAAGAAAACAGGATTACATAAACGGTAGACCTGCTAAACAGCCAGAAACGGTAGCAAATGACAATCAGGTTAAGCTCCCACAGCGTCGAAAGAGTTTGCGACTAAACCCCTTACTTAATTCATATTTGCTTCCTTCTGCTTCATTAGAGAAGGTACAAAATGTAAATCCAATgtgtttttaaagttttcttattttgGCGGTTCCTAAAAGTTATAACATTAGGACTTATTGTTTTAGATGTTTGAGATGGAATTGTTCCCTGTTTCTGAGATTCCGTCGTTCTCCCTTGGTTTGTCTCAGGAAGATAACCATGATGACCTGGTTACCGGGTTCACTGCTGAACAAATCGCAGTAGTAAAAGATAGTGATTTAGATCTACAAGAATGCAAGAGAAGCAAAAGACCAAAAACAGTTACACATGGTCTCGTCGATGTTTTCCAGTGTAGTCCAGATATATTAAATAGAGCAAGGGATGCCCAAATGGTTGTCTATGGGAAAGCTGATTCTTGGGAATATACACAGAAGTATACTAAACTTGCACAGAAGCTTAAATCACAGTTGTAAGTTATCCGGCTATCTTGTGTATATCCAGATATATTGAGATTGATTTGTGTCtagtgatattttttttcctttctagTGTTATCAATCTTGGAGGGTGTCAAGTTTCAAACAAAGACATAATGGACATTGTCGCAAGGGCCAGGCCGTACTCTTCAAAGGTAGTAGAAGTTTCTTCATTTATAATTAATCAGATTGCTCCACTGATTAATATACTTCTTTGTAGGTGATGGATGTACTCATGAAGCATCTTACCTTGTCCTATGGTAAACAGTCTCGTTCAGTACAAGGCAAAAGATCGGTATTTTTTTATACCAAGTTCGTTGCTTCAATGTCTAGTAACTACTCCAAATTCTCCAAAATACCATACAAGGAAACACATATGTTTAAGAAGGGTCTGGTAGAAGTTTTTGGTGAGATGACGGACCATCATCCAGATGAATATCGTTTCTACTTCCCGTTTAATCTGGAAGAAACACTCGGTGGGCTTGTGTGTGGATACTTCCTCTTGGATCATTACAGTTTTGGATTGCAACAGCTCGCTAAGGAGTGACGCTTCCATGAGTTCTGAACTCAAACCAATATCTGAGATGTTTCCTTACCTGATGAGGCAAGCTGGTCTGCGAATTTCAAATTCTCAACTGAAACCGATTGGTGTTGAAAGACCAAAAACCATTCCGCAGAACATCATTTTAGCAGATACTTCATTAATGTCGGTTCTGCTAATGCAAAGACATTCTCTTTCTGAGATCGATACATGCCGTTGTATAGCACCACACATCTTAGCTTCTGAAGCGCAAAGGGTCGTTGTTCTGCTCTACGAATATCACATGAAACTTTAgtttattgtttatgatttGGATTTGTCTAATTTGTTAAATTTGACTCTGTATTTTAAGAATGAATTCAGTTGAATGTGGTGTTTGAGAACCGGTTATATTTTGTTCGTAGAGTATAAATATTGATATTAGTATGTCATGTACGCATCCTTATTTATGATTTTGGAATAACTATATACGAAATTATAGGTATGAACCACTGAATCCGAAtttaaaagagaacaagtttgATTTTTAAGCTTCTAAGCTGGCGGTGATTCAAAATTTCCGATAAAACTGATATTAACCGGATATATTTTCATTATGAACAATATCTCATTAGAGGCAACATAATTGGTCATTCGTGTAATAAATATAGAGGTAATTACTGGTGGTGAAATATGAATTAGTAGATAAAGATTGTATTATAGAATCATAACACACAGCtttgttaataaaatttgaTGTTTACTTGGCTATACGTAAGAGTTAGTTTAACCCAATTGTTTGTTTAATAGTTTTTGCTAATAGGCCAATATTTTGTGTTCATTTTTGTTAACCGAATGACACAAACTTCTCAATTATTCTTGTTGTTACACTAATAGGTTTACCATGTTAGTAACCGATATGAATAACTTTCTCAGaaattcaatataaatttacttttttcGCATCGACTAGTCCACCATTTAATAGATTATGTGATAAAGAGATTATCAAATATGCATCTTATTTAATCAAAAGGACTATCCAGCTATAACCAAGATAATCATATATCTTGAAGTAAATTTCCAAATCTTTACTCAGTGTAACTCTAAATGTTTATGTTTCTTTCTACCTCCTAACAATCGACTCCATGTGTTTCATAGCTACATGCTAGTTGATTAACCCTTACTTGCTTTCATAATAATAGAACAAGAACAAACGATTATATTACACAGGCAGTAGATAGTTTTTTGGACATTAAGGACATAGAGACACAAAACCATAAAAATACAACAAACATAAAACTAGATAAAACATAGATGATCCTTGGATTGAGGAAAACACTACCTTTGAACAGTAGTTCTTAAGATTTAAGCGACAACATGGACTCTTTTATTCTTGGGTACCTTGATGACCAACATAACCACCGAGTGTTTCATTCTTCCGCACCAGACGAAGCAGATCCAGCTCCTAAAAAATAGAACAAATACCGTATAAATTAGCATTAACACATTAAACATATTTCATCAAAAAAGTGTCTAAATTTCATTATTGTTCTTGCTAGACGAAACACCTGACACACCAGCCTTGTCATTGATGTCTTGTTTAGCTTTCTGAATTTCAAGATGTGCCCTGTAGATTCCAACCATTTCCTCCTCGTTGAATATCTCCTCGAGAATTTTCTTGCTTGCAACGAGTTCACCATCATTATAACCTAAGGAACAAGTGATTCagtgaaattattatttatcaagaagacttagatatattattttgttaattagaATTCTAACCATTGAAAACAAACGTAGCCCCTCCTATGGTGAAAGTTGTTTTGCTGAGGAATTGGAAATGGGCAACGTCTTCGTAACCTGATGAAATGCATAGCTTGAGTTCTGGAAACCAAGTTCGGAGATGCATCATTGCTTCTACTTCCGATTTCGTAGTAATTGCAATCGGTGGTCTTCGAGTCCCGTCTGGTTCCAGCATCCATTCTGGCGGGTGGTAAGCCATCGCCAAAGGTGTCTCGACCTTCAGGTTATAACGATCTCGGATGATAGTTTCCAAACCCTCGAAAGTCTCTGTTGGTTTGATTAAAACACTATACCCGAGATCTCTAGGCTTTCTCTGGAAAATCAAGTAGCCATCGTCGTTATGCTGCCATGCACCGTGAAACAAACGTACTCGTAGAGCTGTCGTCATCTGAAAACAAAATGATAACTTAGTCACtggagtaaaaaatagagatcATAAGATGTGGTATATATACCTTATTATTTGGTCGCCTTCATGTTCTTTGCCTTTTAAGATGTGAGAAAAATGATTGGATTATTGTGAAATATATAGGCAAGAAAAGTATCAATAATGTAGATAAGATCAAAAAATATCCATATctgcaaataaaataaaaactttagcAGCCTACTCTAGCGTAGATATGATGATGATATTCGATACCTGACACTTATGACACAAAATTTTCTACTACACGCCAAGAAAAAAGAAGACCATGCTAGTTGTTCTACACGCGCCTGACATTGATACAACTTACACTCGAGTAGTATGATTCAAAAGATGTATATAGTTGGTCATGCAAACTATACTAATTACGTCAATTGTTGCGAACAATAGTTAAGGATATCGGTTATGCAGAGTATGTATTCAATTGGTGATGCTGATTATTAATCTAAGATGATAAGGTCTAATATACTATTAATGGGAATTGATTAGGTCTAATCAATTATTAATTGCATGTAtaggatattatttttttaaatagaaaataatataaaatgggTATATACACAATTTTGATTACATATCTCTAACTTCAAACCGTTTTCAATTATAGCATTTCATTCGGTTTGATACTAGTTTAATCCATAATACAACACGAGATAACCGAAAATATCCACAATGAAGATTGAGAGGCCCAATTCAAAATATAGCCCTTTAAGGAAGATCGAGAAGTCCAACTCAAAATCCAGCCCATTAATCATTTTGTTATTGGTCTGAGCTGGATAAACGTTTATTTTCCCGGATATCGAACAATGTAATCAGAGTTTATATAGAAAGGGATttcgtttatttatttaacaactGTGTTACAACTTATATCTCAGCTCTCACGCCCAATACTTAGaaagataataatattaaacaGATATTAGTTCATTTGTATCAACAAACGAAATTCATTATCCACCTTCTTTCCGTACATCTTCATCACCATGAATATCCCTTTCTTACTAAGTAAAACATCTTAAGCGATTGGAGTTTTGAATGTCGCACGATTGTGGCCACAACCTTTGCAACGACTACATACTGTGCGTCTTCTTGGTGTCTTCATCTATAGGAAAGATAATCAAAATGTTTTAGTTTTCCGGATTGGTTTAGCAAACCTAAATTAATATTACTCTAAGTGACtatagtaaaatatgaaatttacttACACAAACTTCTCCGCGAGATAGAAACCGTTTCTTTCGTGGACGTCCAGGTGGAcgcctagtgcacggtggaaACATATCCAAGTGTGAAAGTTGAGTAGTAAGTTCTATGATATTATCAGTATCGGTAACCGGAGCAACGCTACCCGAGTATGCAGAAACGATTGCATTCTTAGTGTACTCAAATGCCACCAATGAATCAACTTTAATTTTGTCCATGATTGCAGCTGCTATTGCATGTTGACAAGGAATTTCCAGGGTTTGAAACTCAAAACAACTACAAAATCTCTTGGAAATGTCAACATGAAAAGAGAACCCCTCCTTGTTACGTACTTCATACTCcaaatgtttaattttcttCACTTCGTAACCTGCCGAGGACTCAAAATTAGTAGCAAGAAGCTCCATCACTCTTGGTGTGAAGTTGTCTAAACTTGCTGATATTGCCGCGCCTCTAGCAGAAAACCATGGCTTGAGCTTTCCTCTTATATAGTCAACAAGGGCTAATATAGGGTATTCCCTAGCCTCACGGAGTACTGCATTCCATGATTTGGCAACATTGCTGGTCATAATGTTTTAACGGCACCCAGGGAAATGGGAACGTGCCCAATGCTCAAACCTAATTCCAATAAGATAATCTGCACAAGAGGCATTAACATGTTTTATCTCATTGAAAATATGGTAGAAGTCAGAAAACCTATATGATCTTCCAGCTTTGGCAACCAAATATCCCATAttcttatttttctaataaGTCCTGATATTCCTTTTCAGATGCAGGATGCAAGCACAGTGCCTAGCTTCTGGATACACCTGAAAAAACAACCGCACAACTAGTTTAAATCCAGAAACAATCTTTGTTATCCgacatttatataaataacCGGATAAACTGGCAATCTATAGATGAATATATATGTGATTGTTACCTTAGCCAAACCGCAGTATATTGATGAATGCCTATCAGACACAAACACTATGTCGTTTGTATTTGGGATGAATGTTTGAAGTTTTTTGAAGAACCATTCCCACAATTTATCATTTTCTCCATCGACGATGGCAACGCCTAAAGAGAAAACTTGGTAATTTCCGTCTTGGGCTGAAGCAGTCAAAAGGCATCCCTCATACTTTCCTCTTAGATGTGTTCCGTCTACAACTACAACCTTTCGCATGTACTTGAATCCCTCTATATAAGATCCCATAGCtagaaacatatatttaaatatgtttccTATGTTGTCGTTGTATTCGGTCTCAATCTCAGCTAGAGTACCAGGGTTTGCTTCAATTAGTTTGCGGAGGTAATCTGGAAGAAGATTATAAGAACAACGTGAGTTTCCTTTGGCATATTCCAAGGCTATTTCTCTTGAGCGCCAAGCCTTCCAATAAGATATACGAACATCGTGGTCGCCTTGCATCACTTGACGAATCTCTCCAGGCCTTGGACCACCACCGGTACCGTTGAAACGAGCTTTCATCATCTCCCCAACAACATGGTGTGTAGCTAGGCTTTGGTAACCAGAGCGATCGTCAACAGAACAAGTGTGTTCAGAATCAAGTTTTCTTATCTCGTAAATGTCTGAGTCTTTCAACTTTGTAGCATACACCCTCCAATGACAGCTAGGACTAAAGCGACGTAACACCATTCCGTTGGGTGCAGACCTGATGTTGCGGAAACGGAACTTCTTGGAAATAGCATATAATGCCATATGCATTTTAAATTCATTACGGTTTGTAAATGCCATTCCAATGAAGAGTTTGTTGTGTTGGTTTGTTGTATTTCCTACATTACATTGTCGAGTTGAGTTAATAAGGATGAAATCAAGCAACACTGaaatgtatattatatgatatttttcattgataattttataaaacatatccGATAATATTTCACATCAACAAAAAGTATTAAACATATCATTTGGGGTTTACACATTACCATAGATCTATATATAAATCCCTTTtacaaaacaacaaaatcaTACTGGTCACCAAAATAAGATTACTTAAGTCCAAACAACCGATTGACTCCTTCAAATAACTATTAAAGCTTAGAAGCATAGCATATGTAACCTAAAACCCACCAAAGTCCATGGATTCATCGAAAGAAGTGTCATCTAGATTGATCACGAGATTGTCACACGCAAACACAGTGTTTGTAATAATCCCAACCGTGGCTGAAACCGTTGACGAATTATTAGGAGCGGGTATGAGCTCAACACTTCCAGAACTCTGAGGCATTTTATCGGCTATGGAGATCAAAACGTCATCGGCAATGGTACTtataacataaacaataaacCATGAAtataatactattaattatttcaatttaTTGCTATAACAATGACTCGGACCTTCTGAAAGGACGGGGTTTTCATACACGGGCGTACGATCTTCCGAAGCAACCACAGAAATTTTCCAATGTCATTGTTGACTTCATCAAGAATAGGAGTTGTGTCTGTGGAAGAAGCTGCATCGTGAACGCATGTGTTGGCAGTTAATTGTAGCTGGGAAAAAGTTTGAGACATTGTGATATCGAGATCGAGGTTCATTTCATCAGCCTTTTCTTCTGCCTTAACATCATTATCATCTTTAGCTCTTATCACCCCTTCCCAAAATTCAATACCATCATCCATTACAGGAGACATTTGCGGAACTGCGGCATAATTTTCTTCGTTTGTAAATTCGAAAGGCAATCCCACATAGTAGTCCTCTGGTGAATCTATTCCAAAGCAAAAACATATTGCCATTATTATCCGGTAATTATTATATAATCCGgctaatcaaaatatatagcCAAACTTACTGTTGGATATGTTGGGTTGAGGAAATTGTTCATATTCGAACGCCACACCTCCTACACATGTaagttaaaatataatcaaactTTGTCCGAAAATTTTATGTCTACGTAAGTAATTGgtgtataattttaataatatacattaCGTAAACCACCTACTGaatattctaattttatataCGAATGAAACTAAGGAAACGAATTAACTGTTTGTCTGGTCAAGAATATTGACTTCATTAGATGACAAACCAGTTTCTATATCTGATAATACACAAATATCATAAGTATGTTAGTTTAAAGTCTCTTTTATTTAAGTGattgttgaaaataaatatattagtttactCTTACGTGGGTTGAAAACAGATATGGAGAGTTTGTTGGATCTGAAGGCTTCTATTCCATCACCATCTGAGTCAGAATCGTCGTGTATCATTATTATTTCTTTGTCGTGGACAAGTTCTTAAGTGCGTTGATTTTCTAAATCAAGTTTAGCTCTTTCCATTTCAAGATGAACCCTGTGAATAATCATCATTTCTTGATCGTTGAAATACGCTTCTAACACACCTTGGCTTGCGGTTACTGTCTCTCCCAAAAAGCCTATGAAAAATTgcaacaaatataatatttattaatccCGTTAATGTAACTAATTAGgctcattttttttaaattataatctgcTGATTTAGTAAACTATATTCTATTGCATACAAAACGTATATCC is a genomic window containing:
- the LOC130496743 gene encoding uncharacterized protein LOC130496743; translated protein: MMHLRTWFPELKLCISSGYEDVAHFQFLSKTTFTIGGATFVFNGYNDGELVASKKILEEIFNEEEMVGIYRAHLEIQKAKQDINDKAGVSGAGSASSGAEE
- the LOC130495689 gene encoding uncharacterized protein LOC130495689, with product MALYAISKKFRFRNIRSAPNGMVLRRFSPSCHWRVYATKLKDSDIYEIRKLDSEHTCSVDDRSGYQSLATHHVVGEMMKARFNGTGGGPRPGEIRQVMQGDHDVRISYWKAWRSREIALEYAKGNSRCSYNLLPDYLRKLIEANPGTLAEIETEYNDNIGNIFKYMFLAMGSYIEGFKYMRKVVVVDGTHLRGKYEGCLLTASAQDGNYQVFSLGVAIVDGENDKLWEWFFKKLQTFIPNTNDIVFVSDRHSSIYCGLAKVYPEARHYYLIGIRFEHWARSHFPGCLLREAREYPILALVDYIRGKLKPWFSARGAAISASLDNFTPRVMELLATNFESSAGYEVKKIKHLEYEVRNKEGFSFHVDISKRFCSCFEFQTLEIPCQHAIAAAIMDKIKVDSLVAFEYTKNAIVSAYSGSVAPVTDTDNIIELTTQLSHLDMFPPCTRRPPGRPRKKRFLSRGEVCMKTPRRRTVCSRCKGCGHNRATFKTPIA